The genomic segment GAGGATGTCCGCCAGCCCGCTCAGCAGAACGACCGATATTCCGTAGGTCATATAAGCCAGTGTCCCGAAAGCGGAAAAGCTCTTGGGAAGCAAAGCCGGCGGGATGCAGGTCTGATAAGCCGTTTTTTGGATAATGCCTCGCAATTGATAGGCGGGACCGGCTAAAAAAGCATATAGCAGGCACAGCCAGCCGTTGTTGCTGTACGCGAATAGCAGCAGCAGCAGGCCGATCAGGAGCGAAGAGACGATCATGCTGGTCTGAAAGCTGTTTTTAATCCTGTCGGCGACCGCGTATACGGCGAGACCGCCCGCAATCGCGCCGCCTAACGATCCTGCGTTGATGTAGCCCCACCAGCTTTCGTTTTCCCTAAGAACCTCCTTGACGAATACTAAAATGATTGAACCTGCCCATACGCTCCCTCCAAGACCGGCGACGATCTCCATCAGCGTGATTTGTCTGACGAACGGATGACGAAAAATAGCCGCCCACCCTTCTTTGAGACTTTGCCAATAATCCTGCCTGACCTCCGCAAGAGGGGCTTGCTTCAGGCCGAACCTCCTGATCAGAGACAATGCAAGCGTTGAAAGGAAGAGGAGCGCGGCTACGCCCAGCAGCACTTGCGCACTCCCGTAGCGCGCCACCAGTATGCCGCCCGTCGTCCACCCGGTCATTAATATCGCTTGGTCCGAAGCGGCCAGCAAACTGTTGGCGTTAAGCATACGCGCAGGCTCGACCAACTGCGGCACGAGGGCATTGCGAACGGAGATGGCCCATCCATGCTGAACGGATACGCAAAAAACGGTTCCTAATATAAACGCGATTCCGCCATGAGCCGGCATCCCCCATACGGCTGCGCACAGCAGCAGCATACAGGCGGTCTGTCCGATCTCGAATACCCAGAGCAGCGCTGCGAGACGCCAGCGGTCCAGCAACAAGGGAGCCAAAATGCCGCTCAGGCCTTGTCCGATCACCCGTGCCAGCGGAAAGGCGCCCGCTGCCACAGCAGAGCCGGTCCGTTCGTAAATAAGCGTGACGACAGCAACGATATAAAAGGAATCGCCAAGATTGGCGAGCGATTGGCTCAGCCATAAAATGCGAAACGGAGCCCCGTTCATTTTAGAGACTGGCGGTGCCGTATCTGTCGAGCTTCAAGGAATCGGAGATACTGTCAAAGTCCAGTTTTTTAATGAATCCGTTCATTTCGTTTAAAATAATCCGGCCTTGTTCGCCCAGGTACTTCAGCTTGCCGTTCATCTCGGAGATGGTCAGCGCGAGCGGTTCTTTGAAGCTGGAGATTTTGTCGTAGTCGCTCAAGAGATGATAAAAATGCATGAGACCGATCGCGACGGCAGCGGAATGGAAGGAACGGTCGAGCGGTCTTTTTATTTTCAGAATGGTTGAAGTGACAAGGGCTTCTTCAGTGGCGATGATGGCGGTATCGGGAAAAATAGAGTTGACCATGTCGTCAAGGAACAGACTGTTGTGAATAAATTCGTGATACAGCGCTTCCGCATAATCGACGACATTCCATTTGGCAAGCGGGTTGAACCAGATCGCGCCGATCAAACTCGAGACGGACCCTCCGCCATACCCCGGTTTTCTGAAGCAGACGATGGTTCCGATCAGTTCATTCATGACATGATAAAGCTCGGGCTGCAGCAATTTAAGCAGGCCCAGCGCTTTGGCGATATTGTCGCTGATGATCCGCTGGTCCTCGTCTTCAAAAACATGCGCACTCGAAACGGTGTCTTCCCTGTCCAGCATCCCGTCTCGGATTAAGTGTTCGAGCAGGTTATGGTTATTAAAATCGATGAGTATCTCTTCCTTGCTAAACGGAATATTCGAGTGCTGCAGCGCATTCAAAGAAGCGAACAAACGCTCTTTTCGGGTAGAAGGCGCATCCCCGGGCAGACTGCCCTGCGAGATATCGATCAATCGATCGATGTTGGATAAAATATGGTCTCCGTTCAAAAAGCTGAAGTTACTTTTGGCGTTCGTACCGGACATGTTGGGTCCCTCCTTGGATTTGGATAGAACAGCACATGCGCTTGCGAGCATGTGCTGTTCTTGCTTAATCGGAGATCAGGCTCGACCTGAAGTCCCTGATCGACAGGGAGTATGCTCCTTGCTCGTGAATCTTCATCTGGAGCAATACGGGAGACGACATTTGCGCATCGGCTTCATGAATTTTCATTTTGAGCAGGGACGGCGAATGCATGGATGGCTCCAACTGATCCCGAAAATGGTTTCGCGCGTAATTGGCAATGTTGCCCTCCAGCTTCTTCGTTGCCGTTTCAATCATCTGAATTCCTCCTAAAATTTAGAATGGCCTTGCGATTAAAAGTATACTTAGAATGACTTGTAATTACAGTAATGTAATATTTATGATTATATTGGACTAGGAGACAGATTGTGTCGCGCGAGGATATTACGCTGTCTTGCAGAAAGCGGCTAAAAAGGCTTTTACATACCCAATGAAGTCCCAAATTAAACTGGTAAATAATTGAATGCGGAGCAGCCATGCGCTGTGAGCGGCAAAGGCTTTCCTTCTTTTTTCCTATACATCCATGGAACTGTTTTCCTACAGGTAAGGCATGTCCTGAGCATTCCGCATGATGGGAGTAAATTTCCGCGCCTCTTATAATGAATTGGAGGGAAAATCGACATGTTTCCCCAAAATTCAACATGGGAGGCGTTGGCATGAGCAACAAGGTTTGGGCGGCAAGGTTGATGCTCGCGACGATGCTGACGGCGTTCGTGCCGGAGATGGCTTCGGCGGCTTCGGTACAAGCGGGCGCGGTGGAGGTCGTATCAACGGTCAGCCTACGGGAGTCGCCAAGCACGAGCGGCAATTTGGTTAAGTACTTGAAGGCGGGGGAGTCGGTGACGCTGCTGCAGGTGGTTAACGATTATTGGCTGCAAGTGCGGGATGCCGACGGTAAGACCGGGTACGTATCGTCGAACGAGAAGTACGTTAAAACCTTAAGCGCGCCTGCCGCTCCGGCACGAACGGCGACCATTAAGGCAGCCGTGACTTTTCGAACGCAGCCTTCCACGGCGGGACACAAGATTCGCATGCTGAGGGCAGGAGAAACAGTGACCGTAACCGGAGAGCCGAACAGCTATTGGTTCGCGGTCCGGGATGCGGGAGGCGTTGTCGGTTACGTCAGCTCATCCAATGATTACATAAGCTTGAACGGCGCTGCACCGGCGCCAACGCCATCGCCGACGCCAACTCCGAAGCCGACACCGACACCGACCCCGAAGTCGACACCGACGCCGACGCCCACACCAACTCCGAAGCCGACACCGACACCGACGCCCACACCAACTCCGAAGCCGACGGCTACGCCCACGCCCGAGCCGACGAAAGCACCGGCACAAACGGCAACGATTCTGGCAGCGGTCAACTTTCGAACCCAGCCGTCAACTTCGGGGGATAAAATCCGCTTCCTGAAAGCCGGCGAAATCGTGGTCGTGACCGGCCAGCCTAACAGCTACTGGTACGCGGTTCAGGATGCGGCGGGCGTATCCGGATACGTGAGCGCTTCCGACGCGTATATCAGCCTGAACGGCGTGACGGCTACACCGACGCCAACAGCTACGCCGACTCCTTCCGATTCGGAGAAGGTCGAAGCGGTGATCGCAGCCGGGATGAAGTACCTTGGCACGCCATACGAGTACGGCTCCGACCGGGGCAACACCGACACGTTCGATTGCTCGGACTTCGTCCGGCAGGCGTTCAAGGACGGGCTGGGGCTCGTGCTGCCGGCGGACTCGCGTACGCAGGCCGCTTACGTGAAGAACAACGCGAACGGCGTGACGACCGACTGGCACCAGCTGAAACGCGGGGATATCATGTTTTTTATGAGCTATAAAGGCTCCAAAGCTTCGCTCTACGAGGACAAGCAGCCGTTCGGCGAGACGGTCACCCATACGGGCATTTATCTCGGCGACGGCCAGGTGCTGCAGACGTACTCCATCGCATCGGGCGGCGTGCGCATCGACAGCATCGAAGGCAAGCACTGGGAATACCGCTTCCTGTTCGGCGGCAGCGCGCTATAGTGTTCAATAAAAAACGGCCTAACGTCCAGTAGACGTCAGGCCGTTTTTCATGCATTTCAAATGGTCATTCCGCCGCGGGCGCGACGTCCTCCAGCAGCAAGGACAGCACCGCTTCCGAGCACTTGGCGGGGTTGTACTCCGCGTTGCGCAGCGCAAGGAGGTTGCCTCTGTGCTGGTCGGAAGCGTAAGGCTCCTGAATCAGGCGAAACCAGCGGTCGATCGTATCCGTTGCCGTCAGCGGTTCGCCGAAGCCGTGGGTCACGAAGTATTCCAGGTTTTCTTCCTCCTGGCCCGGGATCGGTTCGTAGAACAGCATCGGGATGCCCTTGGCCATCCCTTCGGTGCAGGTCATGCCGCCCGGCTTCGTGACGAGCAGGTCCGAGACGTCCATCAGCTTGGACACTTCCTTTGTGAAGCCGAGCACCTTGATGTTCGGGTGCTGGAAGCGCGGCTCCGCCATCAGCTTTTCCCTGGCTTTGTCGTTGCTGCCCATGCATATGATGAGCTGCACTTTATCGGCGAACGAGGTCATATACTCGACCATCTGCTCTTCGGCCATCAGCCCCCAGCCGCCGCCCATGACCAGCACCGTCGGCATATCCGACAGCTTGAACTGGGACAGAATCTCGGCGCGGTCGTGCGGATGCCAGAAGTTCGGGTGCACCGGAATGCCGGTGACCACCACCTGCGACGGCGCCACGCCCTGCGAGATCAGCCGGCTGCGCACGGTCGGAGAGCTGACAAGGTAGGCGGTCACCTCGGGATTGGTCCAGGTGGCATGCGCGTCATAGTCTGTAATCAATGTATAGAGCGGCACGTCGAGACCGAGTCGCTTGAGCCGGCTGACGACCGCGTTTGGAAATGGATGCGTGCATACGATCATATCGGGCTTCAGTTGCCGTACGACATCCGAAACATGATTGTAGAACAGTCGATGCAATGCGAAGCGGGTCAGTCTGTTAAGCGATTTGTGATAGTGGCCGCGATACAGCTTGCCGACCAGCTTGGGCTGCTTGCTGACGGTCTTGCGGTAGGCGGACAGGATGAGCGGTCCGATGACGGGGTTCAGGAACGTCCCCAGCTCGATGACCCTCGTCTGCACGCGGGGCGACAATTGTCTGAGCCCTACGGATAGAGCGTAAGCCGCCTGCGTATGTCCGGTGCCGAAGCCTTCGGAGAGCAGTAGAATTCGTTTTTTGCGCATCGGAAGAGATCCCCCACTTTACCTACTACCATATTACGCGAAATGGAAGCTCCCGTACAAGTCCGTCGGATAACGTTTACAGCAATTACGTCTATCAGACAAAAATAGACATCGCCTGCCATGCATTTCGGAGGCTTCTCCTGTACAATGGTGGCAATAAGATTACGGGAGGCTGCGCGAGATGCTTGACGTCGGACAAATCGTGAAGGCGGAACACAAGACGGGACAATATATAGGAAAGGTTGCGAGCGTAGACGAGCGCAGGGTGCTGGTGGAGATCATGGCGGTGCTGCGGCATCCGCAGCAGGGTGACCTGCACAGCGCCTACGACCCGGACGCGGCGTTGTTTCATGAGCGGAGGGCATCGGCTGAGCGGGAAAAGGTGTGGATCATGCTGCGGGACGCCGTCCCTTACGCCGGCGAGGTGCCGCCTTACCGGGAATCGCTCGCTGCCGCATGGGAGGCCGAGATTCGCAGGATCGACCGTATGCGGCGCTGGTCGGAGCAGTGTCTTCAGTGCCTGGATACGCTCGGAACGGATTATGGCTTGAAGGACAAATCATAATTGAACAGGGAAGCTGCAATGCGGGATTGAATCTTAGCGACTGATGTGATAATGTATTCTACAGAACGAAATGACTGAATCGGTAATTTAGTCAGTTGTTTATTAAAAGTAAAGGGGGGAGCGCGCAATGGAGACGATGATCGACCGCAAACCTACGGATCGGCGCAAGCAAGTGCTTGAGGCGGCTTCGCGTTCGTTTGCCGCATTCGGCTACAAGGCGACGACGATGGACCAGGTCGCGAAGGCAGCCGGGGTGGGCAAGGGGACGATCTATACCTTTTTCGCCAACAAAGAAGAGCTGTTCGAGCAGATCGTGAAGGATCTGATCGCCGAGCTGAAGGCGGTAGCCGAACGGACGCTCGATCCCGCGCTCCCCTTTTCGGATAATCTGCTTGGCATCCTCCAGCAGGTGCTGGCCTATCGCGACAGGCATGGATTGGTCGTCAAGCTCTCTCAAGAGGTCAAGGAATTCGGCACGCCAATGGCGAAGGGCGGCCTGGAGGCCGTGGAGCGCTCGATCGTCGACTATATCGCCGGCCATGTGAGCGATGCAATCGCCAAAGGCGAGGTAAGGCGTTCGGATCCGGCACTCACGGCGTACATGATGCTGAAGATGTATCTGGCCCTGACCGCAGAGGGCGACCATCTGCACGAGCCGCTGGATGCGGAGCAGGTGCTTGCCCATTTTCGTTTTTACTGCCTGGAAGGCTTGGCGGTCGTTTGATCGCTTCTTTTTTTGTTTAACAGTGACCAAATGAGAAAAACAGTCATTTTGTAAATAGTATGATCATTAGATCGGGAGAGATGCTGCGTGGGAAAATTTAAAGCGGCTGGCGGCGTCGTCGCCGGCGAATTCAAGAGGCTGACGGGCAGCAAGATGGCCATGATCTCGATTTTGGGCCTTGCGTTGATCCCGCTCATGTACAGCGGCATGCTGATCGGCGCGTTCTGGGACCCCTACGGCAAGCTGGATCGTATGCCGGTTGCCGTCGTTAACGAGGACAAGGGCGCATCGCTTAACGGGCAAAAGCTGGCTGCGGGCAGCGACCTGGTCGAAGAGCTGAAGAAAAACGCGGAGTTCAAATGGGTGTTTACGGATGAAAAGGACGCGATGGACGGACTCGCCGATCATCGCTACTCGCTGGCGTTCGTCGTGCCGGAGGACTTCTCGGCGAAAACCGCGACGCTGCAAGATGATGCCCCGCAGCAGGCGAACGTTCAATATTACGTCGACGACGGTTGGAACTACCTGACGAGCCGGATCGGCGAATCGGCGGCGGAAAAGCTCAAGGCCGACGTCGGCCGCGAGGTGACGAAGGCTTATGCCAAGGCGACGCTCGAGTCGGTAGGCCAAGCGGCGAGCGGCTTCGGCGACGCGGCCGACGGCGCGCAGAAGCTCGCGGACGGCGCCAAGGACGCGGCGGGCGGCGCGAAGACGCTGCACGATAATCTGGCGAAGCTGGCCGACGGCTCAATCAAGCTGCAGCAAGGGGTCGGCAAGCTGTCCGGCGGCGCGGCGAGCCTGAAGAGCGGCGCGGGTACGCTGGCGGGCGGCGCGGCTGAATTGGACGGCGGCCTCAAGCAGCTGGCATCGGCGCAAGGCAAGCTGGCTACGGGTGCCGCGCAGGCGGATTCGGCCGCCGGCAAGCTGGCTGCGGGCGCGGGCGGACTCGCCGCAAGCGCCGACAAGCTGGCGGCCGGAGCAGGCCAGGTGGAGCAGGGCGCAGCCCAGGTCGCCGACGGCGCGGGTCAGCTCGCCGAAGGGCTGAAGCAGTACGCGGCGGCGCATCCCGACGACGAGATGCTGCAGCAGCTTGTCGCCGCCTCGCAGCGCGTGGCGGACGGCGCGACGAAGACGCAGCAGGGGGCGGCGACAGCCGCGGCGGGCGCCGAGCGGTTGTCGGCCGGTCAGCGGCAGCTGGCCGACGGGGCGAATCAGCTGCATGCGGGCACGGCCTCGCTTAGCAAGGGGCTCGGGCAGTTCGGCGCGAGGCTCGGCGAAGCCGAATCCGGCGCGGCGCGCCTGACCGATGGCGCCCGCAAGTTGTCCGCGGGCGCGGGCACGCTCGCGAACGGTATCGAGAGCGCCGGTTCGGGCGTCGGCACGGTGAAGAGCGGTGCGACGCAGCTGGCCGACGGTTCGGCGTCGCTCGAGGACGGGCTGCACAAGCTCGAGTCGGGCTCGAGCGAGCTGGGCGCCAAGCTGCAGGATGCGTCCGCCGAAGCTGGCAGCGTAAAGAGCGGAGACGATCAGGCGGCGATGTTCGCCGATCCGATCGCCGTCTCCGAGCACAAGCTGACGGATGTGCCGAACTATGGCACGGGCATGGCGCCGTACTTCCTGGCGCTGGGGCTCTACGTGGGCGTGCTCATGTCCACCGTCATTTTGCCGCTGCGCGACGCTGCGGGCAAGGTAAAGAACGGCTGGACCTGGTATGCGTCCAAGCTGCTGCTGTTCGCGCCGGTCGTGCTGCTGCAGGTAGCGCTGGCGGATACGGTGCTGATTTACGGCATCGGGCTGAAGGTGCCCGATGTCGCCGCCTTCTACGGCATCAGCGCAGTCATCGCCTTGACTTATATGACGATCGTGCAATTTCTCGTCACGCTGGCGGATACGGTGGGGCGCTTCGTCGCCGTCGTCCTGCTCACTTTGCAGCTGGCTGCCAGCGAGGGCACGTATCCGAAGGAGCTGTTGCCGCAATGGCTGCAGGCGATCGGCGAATGGATGCCGATGACGCATGCGATCGAGGCGCTGCGTCTCGCGCTCTCAGGCCGATCGGCGTCGCTGATCGGCGAGCAGCTGCTCGATCTGGCTGCTTTCGCGGCGGTATTCGTTGCGCTGACGCTCGGTTTGTTCGCGCTTCGCAGCCGCAAGATCCGGCCGGCGCAGGCCCAGCCTGGCACGCTGCAGGCCTAGTGCCAGAGTTTGTCGGACGTTATGCAGGTCGAAAAACCTGCATATGTGCATGTATTTTCCATCGTCGAGCGACATTAAACAAAATGCCTGCATATATACATGTAAAATCGATGTAAAAGCCGAAATAGGGGCTGATGAAGGAGAAGTAACTGCTTTTCTGCATCTATTTTGTTTATAAGAGCCGATGTCGGTGAAAAGGATGTATATTCGGCTAGGCCCCCTAAAACTGGAGTCATACCCTACAATGATTCCAATTTCATAGCGCAGCTCGTTATTTCAAGCGATTACACCGATCTGTAAAAGGCTGAAGCATCGTCCAATGTCTTAACCCACGCTGCGAACGCTGTTGGAGCCATGTTTTTTAGGCTGCCGTGCATCTTACGGTTGTTATAAAAATCCATGAATTGGTCGAGCGCTTCATAAGCTTCCTCCAGCGTCATGAATGTACGATTGCTAAACAAACAACGCTCAAGGATGCTGTGGAAAGACTCGATGTAGGCATTCATATTCGGTGTCCGCGGCGGAATCCGTTCATGGACCATCTCCCAGCACTCGCACATGTCTTGAAACAGCTTGCTGACGAACTGGGGGCCGTTGTCCGTGCGGATGATAGGCAGTGCTTCACCCGGCTGAAGGCGCTGCTGCAGCGCGATCCCCAGGGTCTGCACCGCGTGCTTGGCCTCGCAAACAGGGCCGCGGTATTGCCCTACGACGACGCGGTCGAACACGTCGATGATGCTGAGTACGAAAAAGAAACGCTCCTGACCCAAGGCATAGCCATATTTGATATCCATTTGCCAAAGTTGATTCGATGCGGTGATGGTGTGATTTCTCGGCAATCGCCGAGGATGCGTCTGTAGGCGTTGCCGCTTTTTTTGAAGAATGCCGAGTGCCTTGCACATGCGATAAGCCTTTTTCTTGTTCAGCTTCACCCCGTACTGCTTGCGAATACAGCGCGCTAACAGCTTATAGCCATAGACGTGCTCTTCGCCCTCCAGCAGTAGCAACAGCCATTCCTGGATTTGCTCGTCGCAGACTTTCTCGCCCGATTCGTTGTAGGCGTATCCGGGCACAGGGCGTCCCCTGCGGACCGGCTCGACGCGTTCTGCGTCAGGCTGAGCGGCACGCTTACGCCGCTCATAATAGGTGGACTCATTCAACTCGAGAATGCGCAGAACCCGTGCTACAGGCTCCCCCCGTTTAATAAATGGTTCTGCTACTTCGAATTTTTCGGATAAACGGGGGTTGTTTTTTTTAGCAGTTCACGCAGAATTTCAATTTCGAGTTCTTTTTCACCAAGCGCTTTAACCGCTCTGTCATACCGCTGCTCGACTTCCTGCAACCGCTGGATTTCTTGCAAATGCTCGTCTGCCGAGGGAATGTCCTCCGGTGGAATAAAGTCACGATGCTCGCGTATCCACAAACGAATGGTTTCGGGGTGAATGTCGTACATGCGAGCAAGCACCCCCACCTTAACCCCAGCCAATGCTTCCTTAACAATTCTAAGCCGTGTTTCTTCCTTTAACCTTTTTCCCATCCCGCTCATCTCCCTTATCCCTAGTTTAAATCATTGTAGGGGGGGACTCCAATTCGATTAGGGGGCCTAGGAGTATTTGCAGGTATTTTAACGTAAAAGCAACGCGGGCGGCGAATGAGCGAGTCGACGAAGAAATGCACAAAGCGGGCGACGGATGCACAAAGCGGGTAACGAATGCACACCGCGTGCCACGAAAGCACAATGCAGGCGGAGAAGGAACGCAAAGCGGGCCACGAATGCACAATGCCGGCTGCGAAGGATCAATGCGGGCAACGAATACACAACGCGGGTCACGAAAACACAACGCCGGCGGCGAAGGATCAATGCGGGCAACGGATGCACAATGCGGGCAACGGATGCACAAAGCGGGCAACGGATGCACAAAGCGGACCACGAAAGCACAACGCCGGCGGCGAATGCGCAATTCGGCGGCGAATGCAACGCGGTCGGTGCCTCAATTGCCCAACCTGTCGGAACGGCTGTCCGCTGCGCCGTCGACAGGCTTTCGTCACGATTCAAGTTTCTCCTATCCGCCAAATCCAAACGGACCGTCAGGGTGCTCTTCCCTGACGGTTTCGTATTAGTTGGCCATGAGCAACATTATTTATTTTCCGATTAGGCTCGATTTTTGAGACTTATGTCCCGATTTTCGGCGTATTTATTCATTTCCGCGGCGCGCAAGCCGTTAATGATGATAAGACTGTCCATTTCGCCAATACCGGGAATTCAAGATTAGGAGGCACAAACACAAGATGATGATGACCCAAAGACCGCCGCAACGCCGGATCGGAAGACTGGGACGGCTGACGGCGGCGCTTCTGGCCGCGCTATTGTTTTCGGGAGTGCTGGGCACCACGGGGGCTGTCAAGGCTGCTACGACGATTACGTCCGTCAAGCTGGACGAGCTGAGCGACAACGAGAAAACGATATATGTAGACGACGGATCGCTGGTCCTGCTGCTGTGGGCGACGACCACGGACAGCTCGACCGGCGGCAGTGCGACGAGCAACGTGACGAACGACGCGACATGGGTATCCTCCAATTCGGCCGTTTCCGTCTCCAAGGGCATCGTGACCGCCACGGGCGAAGCGAACAATGTCGTCATCACCGGTAAATATCAAGGATATTCGGCGAGCGTGACGCTGAACGCCAAGTATC from the Cohnella hashimotonis genome contains:
- a CDS encoding MFS transporter, with product MNGAPFRILWLSQSLANLGDSFYIVAVVTLIYERTGSAVAAGAFPLARVIGQGLSGILAPLLLDRWRLAALLWVFEIGQTACMLLLCAAVWGMPAHGGIAFILGTVFCVSVQHGWAISVRNALVPQLVEPARMLNANSLLAASDQAILMTGWTTGGILVARYGSAQVLLGVAALLFLSTLALSLIRRFGLKQAPLAEVRQDYWQSLKEGWAAIFRHPFVRQITLMEIVAGLGGSVWAGSIILVFVKEVLRENESWWGYINAGSLGGAIAGGLAVYAVADRIKNSFQTSMIVSSLLIGLLLLLFAYSNNGWLCLLYAFLAGPAYQLRGIIQKTAYQTCIPPALLPKSFSAFGTLAYMTYGISVVLLSGLADILGIQAVFAVTAVLYGLSAAIPLIKPKRHSSSGTINMDG
- a CDS encoding aKG-HExxH-type peptide beta-hydroxylase: MSGTNAKSNFSFLNGDHILSNIDRLIDISQGSLPGDAPSTRKERLFASLNALQHSNIPFSKEEILIDFNNHNLLEHLIRDGMLDREDTVSSAHVFEDEDQRIISDNIAKALGLLKLLQPELYHVMNELIGTIVCFRKPGYGGGSVSSLIGAIWFNPLAKWNVVDYAEALYHEFIHNSLFLDDMVNSIFPDTAIIATEEALVTSTILKIKRPLDRSFHSAAVAIGLMHFYHLLSDYDKISSFKEPLALTISEMNGKLKYLGEQGRIILNEMNGFIKKLDFDSISDSLKLDRYGTASL
- a CDS encoding SH3 domain-containing C40 family peptidase, with the protein product MSNKVWAARLMLATMLTAFVPEMASAASVQAGAVEVVSTVSLRESPSTSGNLVKYLKAGESVTLLQVVNDYWLQVRDADGKTGYVSSNEKYVKTLSAPAAPARTATIKAAVTFRTQPSTAGHKIRMLRAGETVTVTGEPNSYWFAVRDAGGVVGYVSSSNDYISLNGAAPAPTPSPTPTPKPTPTPTPKSTPTPTPTPTPKPTPTPTPTPTPKPTATPTPEPTKAPAQTATILAAVNFRTQPSTSGDKIRFLKAGEIVVVTGQPNSYWYAVQDAAGVSGYVSASDAYISLNGVTATPTPTATPTPSDSEKVEAVIAAGMKYLGTPYEYGSDRGNTDTFDCSDFVRQAFKDGLGLVLPADSRTQAAYVKNNANGVTTDWHQLKRGDIMFFMSYKGSKASLYEDKQPFGETVTHTGIYLGDGQVLQTYSIASGGVRIDSIEGKHWEYRFLFGGSAL
- a CDS encoding MGDG synthase family glycosyltransferase, producing MRKKRILLLSEGFGTGHTQAAYALSVGLRQLSPRVQTRVIELGTFLNPVIGPLILSAYRKTVSKQPKLVGKLYRGHYHKSLNRLTRFALHRLFYNHVSDVVRQLKPDMIVCTHPFPNAVVSRLKRLGLDVPLYTLITDYDAHATWTNPEVTAYLVSSPTVRSRLISQGVAPSQVVVTGIPVHPNFWHPHDRAEILSQFKLSDMPTVLVMGGGWGLMAEEQMVEYMTSFADKVQLIICMGSNDKAREKLMAEPRFQHPNIKVLGFTKEVSKLMDVSDLLVTKPGGMTCTEGMAKGIPMLFYEPIPGQEEENLEYFVTHGFGEPLTATDTIDRWFRLIQEPYASDQHRGNLLALRNAEYNPAKCSEAVLSLLLEDVAPAAE
- the kapB gene encoding sporulation phosphorelay system protein KapB, whose protein sequence is MLDVGQIVKAEHKTGQYIGKVASVDERRVLVEIMAVLRHPQQGDLHSAYDPDAALFHERRASAEREKVWIMLRDAVPYAGEVPPYRESLAAAWEAEIRRIDRMRRWSEQCLQCLDTLGTDYGLKDKS
- a CDS encoding TetR/AcrR family transcriptional regulator, which gives rise to METMIDRKPTDRRKQVLEAASRSFAAFGYKATTMDQVAKAAGVGKGTIYTFFANKEELFEQIVKDLIAELKAVAERTLDPALPFSDNLLGILQQVLAYRDRHGLVVKLSQEVKEFGTPMAKGGLEAVERSIVDYIAGHVSDAIAKGEVRRSDPALTAYMMLKMYLALTAEGDHLHEPLDAEQVLAHFRFYCLEGLAVV
- a CDS encoding YhgE/Pip domain-containing protein codes for the protein MGKFKAAGGVVAGEFKRLTGSKMAMISILGLALIPLMYSGMLIGAFWDPYGKLDRMPVAVVNEDKGASLNGQKLAAGSDLVEELKKNAEFKWVFTDEKDAMDGLADHRYSLAFVVPEDFSAKTATLQDDAPQQANVQYYVDDGWNYLTSRIGESAAEKLKADVGREVTKAYAKATLESVGQAASGFGDAADGAQKLADGAKDAAGGAKTLHDNLAKLADGSIKLQQGVGKLSGGAASLKSGAGTLAGGAAELDGGLKQLASAQGKLATGAAQADSAAGKLAAGAGGLAASADKLAAGAGQVEQGAAQVADGAGQLAEGLKQYAAAHPDDEMLQQLVAASQRVADGATKTQQGAATAAAGAERLSAGQRQLADGANQLHAGTASLSKGLGQFGARLGEAESGAARLTDGARKLSAGAGTLANGIESAGSGVGTVKSGATQLADGSASLEDGLHKLESGSSELGAKLQDASAEAGSVKSGDDQAAMFADPIAVSEHKLTDVPNYGTGMAPYFLALGLYVGVLMSTVILPLRDAAGKVKNGWTWYASKLLLFAPVVLLQVALADTVLIYGIGLKVPDVAAFYGISAVIALTYMTIVQFLVTLADTVGRFVAVVLLTLQLAASEGTYPKELLPQWLQAIGEWMPMTHAIEALRLALSGRSASLIGEQLLDLAAFAAVFVALTLGLFALRSRKIRPAQAQPGTLQA
- a CDS encoding IS3 family transposase, which encodes MKRGEPVARVLRILELNESTYYERRKRAAQPDAERVEPVRRGRPVPGYAYNESGEKVCDEQIQEWLLLLLEGEEHVYGYKLLARCIRKQYGVKLNKKKAYRMCKALGILQKKRQRLQTHPRRLPRNHTITASNQLWQMDIKYGYALGQERFFFVLSIIDVFDRVVVGQYRGPVCEAKHAVQTLGIALQQRLQPGEALPIIRTDNGPQFVSKLFQDMCECWEMVHERIPPRTPNMNAYIESFHSILERCLFSNRTFMTLEEAYEALDQFMDFYNNRKMHGSLKNMAPTAFAAWVKTLDDASAFYRSV
- a CDS encoding transposase codes for the protein MGKRLKEETRLRIVKEALAGVKVGVLARMYDIHPETIRLWIREHRDFIPPEDIPSADEHLQEIQRLQEVEQRYDRAVKALGEKELEIEILRELLKKTTPVYPKNSK